A genomic segment from Gossypium hirsutum isolate 1008001.06 chromosome D04, Gossypium_hirsutum_v2.1, whole genome shotgun sequence encodes:
- the LOC107926031 gene encoding bidirectional sugar transporter SWEET6b, with protein MGLARNVVGIIGNVISFGLFLSPVPTFFRIYKNKAVEEFQPYPYLCTVLNCIFWMFYGLPIVKKDNILVLTINSVGLVIELLYLTVYVVYANDRKKRLRVAHILLAEAALTVAVVLIAMLCFDKHRSLFVGIIADVFNIIMYAAPLGIWKKVITTKSVEYMPFWLSVAGLSNGICWTIYGLIPFDLFLLVSNGLGAIFGVIQLGLYCYFYFYGEKNSKEGAKKQSEVQLSNHPTGAA; from the exons ATGGGACTTGCTCGCAATGTCGTTGGCATTATTG GGAATGTCATCTCCTTCGGCCTCTTCCTCTCGCCAGT GCCAACTTTTTTCCGAATTTATAAGAACAAGGCAGTTGAGGAGTTTCAGCCATACCCGTATTTGTGCACAGTTCTGAACTGTATTTTCTGGATGTTTTATGGTCTTCCCATTGTTAAAAAAGACAACATTCTAGTCTTGACCATCAACAGCGTTGGCCTTGTCATTGAGTTGCTCTACTTAACCGTATACGTGGTTTATGCTAATGATCGGAAGAAAAGG CTTCGTGTTGCTCATATCCTCTTGGCTGAAGCAGCATTGACAGTAGCCGTTGTTCTCATTGCAATGCTCTGCTTCGACAAACACAGATCTCTTTTCGTTGGAATTATAGCTGATGTCTTTAACATCATTATGTATGCTGCACCTCTAGGCATCTGG AAAAAAGTTATCACTACAAAAAGTGTGGAGTATATGCCATTCTGGCTCTCAGTCGCAGGCTTATCTAATGGCATCTGTTGGACCATCTATGGCCTCATACCATTTGATCTCTTCCTCCTG GTAAGCAATGGGCTAGGAGCAATATTTGGTGTGATTCAGCTGGGTTTATATTGTTACTTTTACTTCTATGGGGAGAAGAATAGTAAAGAGGGAGCGAAGAAGCAATCAGAGGTTCAGCTCTCTAATCACCCCACGGGAGCAGCCTGA